AACGTGGATCAGTCCGCCACTAAAAGTAGTTCCCTCAAAGAATTTTTAATGTAAAGTAATCTGaaaactaaagctgtcagacaaaagCAGTTGAGTAAAAATGCTTCATTTGCCTCTAAAGTGTAAAGATGGAAAGAATGTAAATATTCACATCATGTAGAAGTACCTCCAGTTTGTACACATGTGCAGTACTCGCTGGGTTTCAGTAAGTCTGACATGAAACACCAGAGGGAGACATTTCAGCCTCCTCGTCCTCAGACAGTCAACCTGCTGCAGGAAGTCATCTTTAAAACAACTATTTATAACCACATTTACTCAAGAACTGTATTTGATTAAGATTCTCAGGTATTTGTgtgagtatttccatgttctgctaACAGTTTGAGAGTTTCTGTTTATGAGATCGGCTTCATACAAAGATATGATGTTCACAATGTGAGAGAAACATGTAACTTTGAGGgttcaaatgttttaacagaTTATATTTGCTTTGTTCATCATGACCTCACGGTGAAGCATCAGTTTAACACCACACATCCTTTGTGTTACTGCAGTTTTCTCCTCGTTTGATTCCGATGTTTCGTATCTGAATATTTCATGGTGACTCCTGCTGTTGAAGGATTGTTCGGTTGTACAAAACACGTTTACCACgagatgaaataaaacagatcCACATGCAGCACATGTTGGACGTTCAGCCGGCCCAACAAGCATGTCAACAGTGTGCAGCATGAATTATACAGCggataaaaaggataaaaatgtctgttttacctcctgctgctcaggtgaggtcatgcttttatgttttgttcTCTCGTCTTCATCTCGTTCACATCCAGCttcatggaggaggaggaggaggaggcagctcacGACCCTGAAGAGGAAACTAACCAAACCTTTAGTAACAGATTTTTCTTAAATGTTCAGCAAAACTTCTGTTGAACGCAGAGCGACGCTTCACACGTTTCCTCTTTTTAAAGATTGAAACGATGAACTCAAGTCTGACCGCTGCAGCCATTTACATCCTGATCATCACCAGATACCTGGTAAGTTCATGAATGTCTACAGGGGaagtttatattttcatttaaagcGCTTAAAGTTCTCTCTGAGTTACAGTCTGAGGCTACAGCACAAATTTAACACATAACttaacaaaaagcaaaataaatatgTGAAATCAAGATTTTTGATAACGTGTAGCCGCATGGCTTTacagatttttatgttttttcctcaATCAGAAACAAATCTGTGGACGTTTTTCTTCAACATACGAATCACAGTCTTTAATGTAGTCAGTTGTCATTAATCCTCCACAAATGTATTCATGAATTCTTGCAgttgtctctgtgttttagtTTGTAAGTTTAGGAAAACTAAGGATTAAAACTATGATGTGACACGAATGAAATGAAGCTGCGTTTGTCTGTCAGGTGACGTCGACTCATCCAGAGTGTTCGATTGTTCTTCATCTGCGAGAGAAAGAAACTGAGTGCAAACTGAAGATCAGCGCTGCAGCGTCACGATCCAGCAGCAACACAACGACAGGTAGACTGCAACGTCAGatcaaattatatatatatctataggtACATCTTCGAATGAACTGATGAAGGGTTTATTCTCAGGTTGTGTGATGGAGTGGGACGGAGTGAGCTGCTGGCCGGCTGCCTCTGAAGGACAGATCGTCTCcgtcctctgtcctctgctgctgctgaagcctCAAACTCCTCCAGGTAAATATCATCACATGTCAGActcagagaaaagagagagagattaaaagTATTTGAATATTAAGATCAACCTTAAAGGtgcatgtattttgttttgggGGAAGAAATATTAATcagaagaggaaaacacagtaaacaaactctctttgttttcatgactgaataaacaaactgatcttaaaggacgaCACGATTTCCTACTGTtgtgctttgtttatatgtggcggaccctgccacccttctagcttcaaacagtggatcttattttcctctgagagcagcttgtttattcactcataAAATAATGTTCAGCACACCAACTTTATAAGATAATGATGGACgcgtctgtttctgctgttatTACAAGTTTAATGTCACAATTAAATACGTATATATGACTCAGGTCTCGGCTGCAGTTTGAtctctttccttcagtgtttttgaATCATTGTCTCCAGCTCTCATCACACGGAGCTGCACAGTGCGAGGGTGGAGTAAACCCAGCGTGCCCTATTACGAAGCCTGTTACTCTGAAGCTTCTGATGGAGACGAGGAGATGAGGACGGAGGTACAGTGAGCTTTACTGCGAGGTTCAACCCACTTCGGCTAAGATTCCTACCGAGGATGTGGCTTCTTGATGCCTCGGACtgataaatatttcatgttttgctCCAGAAAAATCACTTTGATACTCTGAAGCTGATCTACAGCGTCGGATACGGAGTCTCTCTGGCTGCTCTGCTCATCGCTGGTCTGgttttctgctgcttcaggtCGGATCACGTCGACATCGGGAAACTCTTCAgtagagaaagaaaatgatgatATTTTATGATGAAATGTTTCTGTCAAACTGATGGATAAAAGACTGAACCTGTGAGATGTTTTCATCCATCTCCGTTTTCTCAATATTCCTCTCAGGAAGCTGCTCTGCACACGCAACtacatccacctccacctgttcGCGACCTTAATCCTcaggagtctgtgtgtgttcatcaaaGATTCAGTGCTGTTTGCAGACCGAAGCACGGACCACTGCACCGTGTCCACGGTGAGGCTGCAGCACAGCGTGGACGCGACTgctatacatttattaataaatcagggctgcagctaatgaacattttcttttgtttttagataAATCACCTAattgtttattctttaaaatgtttaatcttCCCAGAGACTAGGTTGATGTCTACaaaagtcttgttttgtctcgGAAAAGTCCCAAAAAGTTGTTTAGTTAAAGAGCGGGCCAGCTGCCACTCAGCAGCACGTCATCAGCGTAACcgctaactgatgctaactgATGCTGCTGAATCATCAACTGATGTTtcgtcacattctgttgatattttttgttaattaaagTATTTTCAAACTACAattcatatatatattgcaCCTTCATCAGTAGAAGttttaaatgttcttattttGTAAACTAGAATCTGAGAAATTGTAacttttttctctattttttcttGATGAATGACTGAAAAGTTTGATCAATTATCAAAAGTTCCTCTTTGATAATTGACCATTCTTTTGTTCACTGTCATGCAAGAAGTCAACAATTAACAGTTTGTATCACCAAACACTAAATCACCAcaggaaccagcaaatgttggcattttttCTTGATTTGATCTTTTAAATGATCATCGTAATAgctgttgattatttttctgttgataGACCAACAATGAGGACTAATTCTTCCAGCTTTTAACAATATAAATCATCGTGTGTAATCATACAAGGCATTGACAAACGGACCCTCCAAAACATGATTTCGAACTTAGATTTTTGAAGCACGGTTACACGGTTAAATATGAATTTATTTAGGAACATAAGCACCAAATCTTCAGTATCCTGCTGTAAAAATGCAGATTTGTTTCTTCCATTAGAATGATCATTGTGTTGGACAAACACTCACTTTGTGTCGTTTGTTTCTGATCTCAGCTCGGGTGTAAGGCCGCGGTGTCGTTCTTCCACTGGTGCGTTCTGCTGAACTTCTCCTGGCTGCTGGTGGAGGCTCTGTACCTGCAGACGCTGCTGCTCTTCACCTTCACTCACGTCGGGAAGCTCCTCTGGATCTACGCCGCCGTCGGCTGGGGTGCGTCCTGTGTTTACACGTGTTCAGGTGTCATCACCTGtactggtcttcatcttacctCTCTGATGTTGCAGGAGCTCCGTCGGTGATTGTTGTGATCTGGATCCTGCTGAAAAAACAGTTTGATGATGAGGGGTGAGTCTTCTGTCACTATATCAATCAATACTTAGATATTTCCATGTAGTGATAATacttctgcgtgtgtgtgcaggtgttggGACGACCTGGAGAGCCGTCTGTGGTGGATAATCAAGACTCCCATCCTGCTCTCTATCTTTGTGAGCACACTTCATCTCTTCACCTGGATCGCCAAAACTAAACAGTGTGATCATCGTAAACATTCAGGAAACACCAGTTTTAGTGTCATCTGTGTGTGATTTGACCCGCAGACAAACTTTGCCATCTTCCTGAACATCAGCCGGATCATCGTCCAGAAGACAAAGTCCACACACGTGATGCAAACCGAGCCACAGCCGTACAGGTGAGCTCCGACTCACCTGTTTCTTTATCCATCTCTTCCTGTCAGTCTGTGACCTTCCTGTCCTCTGCCGCCctctgcaggacgctcgtccgCTCCACTCTGCTGCTCGTCCCTCTGTTCGGTCTGCACTACGTGGT
Above is a genomic segment from Sparus aurata chromosome 20, fSpaAur1.1, whole genome shotgun sequence containing:
- the ghrhr2 gene encoding growth hormone releasing hormone receptor 2, encoding MNSSLTAAAIYILIITRYLVTSTHPECSIVLHLREKETECKLKISAAASRSSSNTTTGCVMEWDGVSCWPAASEGQIVSVLCPLLLLKPQTPPALITRSCTVRGWSKPSVPYYEACYSEASDGDEEMRTEKNHFDTLKLIYSVGYGVSLAALLIAGLVFCCFRKLLCTRNYIHLHLFATLILRSLCVFIKDSVLFADRSTDHCTVSTLGCKAAVSFFHWCVLLNFSWLLVEALYLQTLLLFTFTHVGKLLWIYAAVGWGAPSVIVVIWILLKKQFDDEGCWDDLESRLWWIIKTPILLSIFTNFAIFLNISRIIVQKTKSTHVMQTEPQPYRTLVRSTLLLVPLFGLHYVVFALFPEHVGVKPRLYLELVLGSFQGFIVALLYCFLNGEVQKEIQRTVRKWWPEVKTNVVNLPTQEFIP